The genomic region GGTCTGCAGGTCGACCTCGCCTGGATACGATTCGGCGATCGAGACGTAGCGGCTGACCAGCAGGCGCTTGCCGTCCGGCGAGAAGTCCAGCGCCTGCCAGCGGCCACCTTCGGCGACCACCGTGCGCGACTCGCCGCTACGGGTGTCGCGGACCAGAATGTCGTAGTCGGTGCCGTTGCGGGCGGTGCTGCTGTACGCCATCAGGCCGCCGTCGCGGCTGACCACCACGCCGTTGTTCTGGGTGCGGCCGCCGTCGGTGAGCAAAGTAGTGGAACGGGTTTCGTCATCGAACCAGTACAACTGGGTGAACTCGTCGCCGCCGGTGTCCTTGGCAAACACGAACCCGCTGCGCCAGGCGGCGGCTGGTGAAGGCACCATGCCGGCGATCGGCTCCGGGTAGAAGGTCAGCTGCTCGCGCATGCCCATCGGTGCGCAGACGCGGTGCGCCTGCGCGGTCTCGGCGAAGCGGGTCGAGACCAGCAGGCAGTCGCCGCCGCTCCATCCGGCGACATTCGCGCCGCGGGTGTTCTGGTAGCGGTTGAGCTGCTCGATCAAGGCGGCGGGAATCGCCGGGATGTTCTCGCTGATGCGGTTGCCCTGTTCCTCCCTCGTCACCTCGGGGGCAGGGCGGGTTTGGGCGGAAGTGGCGGCCCAGGCCAGCGAAAGCACGGCCAGCAGGCAGGTACGACGCAGAGACATGATGTTCTCCCCTTGAGACGAACCCGAAGCTTAGCCGGGGATCACGGTTGGCGTGAGTCGAGGGGCGGGCTGGGATACAGTGGCGCGGAACTCCCGCACGGAGAGGATGCATGCGCGGCAGGCGCGAGTTCCTGAAACAGGTGACCTGGAGTGCGGCGGCGCCGATCGCGGCGACGCCCCTGCTCGGCGCAATGGCGGGCCCCTCGACGGCATGGCCACCGTATGCCGATACGATGGCGATCGATGGCGCTTCCGGATTGCAGATCGTCTACATGGAGGAGGGCGATCCGGCGATCGAAGCCGAACTGCAGGCCGGCAGGGCCTCGGGCCTGACCGCCACCCTGTTGACGGTGGCGCCTTCCGGCCGGTTCTGGTTGAACGATGCGGCTTTTGAGGCGACCCGGGCCAACATCCGCAAGTGGCAGGGCATCATCGACCGGTATCCCGATCATCTGTCGCTGGTGCGAAGGCATGACGACCTTGTCCAGGCCCGGGCCTCGCGTCGCCTGGGCGTGATCTTCGGATTCCAGGGCACCGAGCCGCTTGGTGAGGACGTCGACCGCATTCCCCTGTTCCGTGACATGGGCGTACGTGTGATCCAGTTGACCCACAACCGACGCAACCTGGTCGGCGACGGCTGCATGGAGCCTGGCAACGCGGGACTGAGCAACTATGGGCGGCAGGTCGTGGAGCGGCTCAATGCCGAGCGCATTGTGGTCGATCTCGCGCACGGTTCGCAGCGCACCATGCGGGAAGGCATCGAAGCGTCGCAGGCGCCAGTGCTGATCAGTCACACGGGCTGTCGTGCGCTGGCGGACCTGCCGCGCAACACCGGGGACGAGGAACTGCGCGCCATGGCCGAGCGCGGTGGCGTGGCCGGCATCATCTTCTGGCCTTACCTGCGTACCGACACCCAGCCGATGGCGATCGACGTGGTCCACCACATCGAACACGCGGTCAATGTATGTGGGGAAGAACACGTGGGCATCGGCACCGACATTCCGATCGCGGCGGTGGAGCGCACGGAAGAGTTCGAACGCAACAATCGCGAGTTCATGCGAGGCATGAAGGAGCAGGGCATCTTCGCCCGACACCGGCCGGACGATCTTTACACCTTCATCCCCGATCTCAACACCGCCGATCGTTTCGACACGCTCGCGATGCTGTTGTCGCGACGCGGACATTCCGATCGCAGGATTGCCGGGATCCTCGGCGGCAATTTCGCCCGGGTCATGCGGGACGTGTGGGGCTAGCGGACGACCGTCAAGCGAACACGTAGCCCGGGTAAGCGGAGCGCACCCGGGGTTTGGCGGTGCCCCGGGTGCGCTCCGCTTACCCGGGCTACACAATGGGTTGGCGCGCAGTCTCGCAGGCGTGCGATTCTCGCTGGTGGACACGAAATGCCCGCCTGCAGTTATCGGCGCAGACTCGCCAGCGTTTCGCCGAGCTCGGTTCTCTCCTGCGCGGTCAGCGCGGCATGGCCGCCTTCGCGCAGGCGCTGTTGAAGCTCCTCGACACGCTGCAGCAGGGTCTGGTGTTCAAGGCGGGCGATGGCTTCGTGAAACTCGGTGCGCCAGGCGGCTTCCTCGCCGGGCAGTGACTGTGCGGCGAGTTTCTGCAACGCGGCCTGCTCTTCGCGGCCCGCAAAATGCTCGATCAGGCTGCCGATGCCGATCCCGGGGCGCTCGTAGACGAGTTGCAGCAGCTCGCAAAGCAGGTCGACGCCGGGCTGACGCAGCTGGGCGAAGCGGTAGGGCGGCAGCAGTTCCAGGCCGAGCGCGGGCGACTGCAGCAGCAGGGCGATCACGCCGCGGACCAGGCTGCGCTTGGCCGGATGTTGGCCGCCGCGGGTGTGGGCGCGCTGGGTGGGCACGTGCGTATCGGGCGCGCTGGCACGGGCGCCGACGCCGGTCAGCTCGGTCAGGCGCTGGCGCATCAGGTCGGCGAAGGCGCCGTCGGGAATCTGCGCCAGCAGCGGCTTGGCGCGCTCGGCCAGCCGGCCCTTGCCTTCCAGCGTGCCAAGGTTGACGTCGACAGCGAGCGAGTCGAACAGGAACTGCGACAGCGGTGTCGCCTCCTTCAGCCGTGCGTTGAAGCCGTCGGCGCCTTCCTGGCGGACCAGTGAATCCGGATCCTCGCCGTCGGGCAGGAACAGGAAGAAGGCCTGGCGGCCGTCCTTCATCCGCGGCAGCACCGATTCGACCGCCTTCCACGCCGCGGCGCGTCCGGCGCGGTCGCCGTCGAAGCAGAAGTACACGTCGGGCGCGTTGCGGAACAGCAGTTCTGCGTGGTCGGGCGTGGTCGCGGTGCCGAGGGTCGCCACCGCGGTGTCGACGCCGTGCTGGAACAGCGCGACCACGTCCATGTAGCCCTCGACCACGACGATGTGCGGAATCTTGTTGTGTGCCTGCCGCACCTGCCACAGGCCGTAGAGTTCGCGACCCTTGTGGAACAGCGGGGTTTCGGGCGAGTTGAGGTACTTCGGCCCGTCGTCGGCGCCCATCACCCGGCCGCCGAAGGCGATCGTGCGGCCGCGGCGGTCGAGGATCGGGAACATCACCCGGTCGCGGAACTTGTCGTAGACCCGGCCGCTGTCGTTGCGCGACATCATGCCGCCGCGTTCGAGCAGCTTGAGCCGGCGCTCGTCGCTGCCGAGCGCATCGCGCAGGGCATTGAAGCCGGCCGGTGCGTAGCCGATGCCGAAGCGTTCGCGGGTGCCGGCATCGACCCCACGGCCGTCGAGGTAGGCCTGCGCCTGCGGGCTCGTTTCGAGCTGCTTGCGGAAGAAGCGCGCCGAGGCGTCGAGGATGTCGTAGGTGGCCTGGGTGTCCGGGTTGATGTTGTGTTGCCGGGTCTCGCGCGGCACTTCCATGCCCGCGGCGCGGGCCAGCTCCTCGACCGCGTCGAGGAATTCGAGCCGGTCGTACTCCATCAGGAACTTGAGCGCGGTGCCGTGCGCGCCGCAGCCGAAGCAGTGATAGAACTGCTTGTTCGGCGAGACGGTGAAGCTGGGCGAGCGCTCGTCGTGGAACGGGCAGCGCGCGGAGTACTCCTTGCCCTGGCGCTTGAGCGGCACGCGCGCGTTGATCACCTCGACAATGTCGGTGCGCGCGAGCAGGTCGTCGATGAATGCGTCGGGGATGCGGGCCATGCGTCCTGTCCGCTACGGACAGCGGGAGTGGAGTAGCGGTCCGCTAGGATGCCATGCGCAGCGCCACACGGGGTCTGGTGCGGGCTCTTCGACCCGGCCTTTCAGCGTGGAGATCCCGGTCCGGCCCGGCGTTCATCCGCCTGAGCGGAGACCGCCATCGCAGGCGCGCCGCCAAGTCTGGCCAGGGCCTTAGCCAGACGCCTTGCGCGGGCCGCCTCATCCAGCATCGCGGTGATCAGTGCCCCGGCCAGGAACACCACCGCACAGTAGTAAAGCCATACCAGCATCACTACCAGGCCACCGGCAGGTCCGTACGCGCTGCCCAGGCTGGCCTGGCCCAGGTACAGGCCGATCGCCCAGCGGCCCAGCATGAACATCGCCGCGGTCAGTGCGCCACCCAGCAGCGAGCGCCTGCGCGATACCGGCCGGTCCGGCAGCCATCGGTACATCAACGCGAACACGAGGCTGTACAGCAGGAACGAGACGGTGGCGGCGAACACCGGCAACAGCTCGGGCAGCCACGCCATCAGCAGCGAGAGCGCGGCCTGTACCGCCATCGACACCACCAGCAGGAACCCCACCCCCAGCACCATGCCGAACGACAGCAGCCGCTTGCGCAGCCATGCGAACCTGCCGCCCAGCCGACTTGCATCGGAATGGAACACCCGGTTGAGCGCCACCTGCAACTGCCCGAACACCACCGATGCCCCTGCCAGCAGGGCCCCGGTGCCAAGCAACGCGGCCATCGACCCGGTGCCCGGGTCGCGCTCGGCGTTGGCGATGATCAGGCGGGCAGTCGATTCCACCTGCGGGCCGGCGAGCAGCCCGATCTGGCGGAAGAATTCGCCCTGGGCTGTCGGGTACAGGGTCGTGGTCAGCCACAGCAGCAGCATCACCAGCGGCGCCAGCGACAGCAGGGTGTAGAAGGACAGCGCAGCGGACAGCGCGAGAATC from Lysobacter alkalisoli harbors:
- a CDS encoding dipeptidase, translated to MRGRREFLKQVTWSAAAPIAATPLLGAMAGPSTAWPPYADTMAIDGASGLQIVYMEEGDPAIEAELQAGRASGLTATLLTVAPSGRFWLNDAAFEATRANIRKWQGIIDRYPDHLSLVRRHDDLVQARASRRLGVIFGFQGTEPLGEDVDRIPLFRDMGVRVIQLTHNRRNLVGDGCMEPGNAGLSNYGRQVVERLNAERIVVDLAHGSQRTMREGIEASQAPVLISHTGCRALADLPRNTGDEELRAMAERGGVAGIIFWPYLRTDTQPMAIDVVHHIEHAVNVCGEEHVGIGTDIPIAAVERTEEFERNNREFMRGMKEQGIFARHRPDDLYTFIPDLNTADRFDTLAMLLSRRGHSDRRIAGILGGNFARVMRDVWG
- the dnaG gene encoding DNA primase, whose amino-acid sequence is MARIPDAFIDDLLARTDIVEVINARVPLKRQGKEYSARCPFHDERSPSFTVSPNKQFYHCFGCGAHGTALKFLMEYDRLEFLDAVEELARAAGMEVPRETRQHNINPDTQATYDILDASARFFRKQLETSPQAQAYLDGRGVDAGTRERFGIGYAPAGFNALRDALGSDERRLKLLERGGMMSRNDSGRVYDKFRDRVMFPILDRRGRTIAFGGRVMGADDGPKYLNSPETPLFHKGRELYGLWQVRQAHNKIPHIVVVEGYMDVVALFQHGVDTAVATLGTATTPDHAELLFRNAPDVYFCFDGDRAGRAAAWKAVESVLPRMKDGRQAFFLFLPDGEDPDSLVRQEGADGFNARLKEATPLSQFLFDSLAVDVNLGTLEGKGRLAERAKPLLAQIPDGAFADLMRQRLTELTGVGARASAPDTHVPTQRAHTRGGQHPAKRSLVRGVIALLLQSPALGLELLPPYRFAQLRQPGVDLLCELLQLVYERPGIGIGSLIEHFAGREEQAALQKLAAQSLPGEEAAWRTEFHEAIARLEHQTLLQRVEELQQRLREGGHAALTAQERTELGETLASLRR
- a CDS encoding YihY/virulence factor BrkB family protein codes for the protein MRSRWNAVQQYVSDSAPARFIRRFFEYEILALSAALSFYTLLSLAPLVMLLLWLTTTLYPTAQGEFFRQIGLLAGPQVESTARLIIANAERDPGTGSMAALLGTGALLAGASVVFGQLQVALNRVFHSDASRLGGRFAWLRKRLLSFGMVLGVGFLLVVSMAVQAALSLLMAWLPELLPVFAATVSFLLYSLVFALMYRWLPDRPVSRRRSLLGGALTAAMFMLGRWAIGLYLGQASLGSAYGPAGGLVVMLVWLYYCAVVFLAGALITAMLDEAARARRLAKALARLGGAPAMAVSAQADERRAGPGSPR